In the Pseudanabaena sp. PCC 7367 genome, one interval contains:
- a CDS encoding TerC family protein, protein MLDQILDLDNSFFRIEILPVVIVLVLLEAILSADNAIALAALVRSLPDPRQEEWALRYGIIGAFVLRIVLILTATWVIKYWQFELAGAVYLLWLGGKYFFLANEDHEEGEPVVMASKMWQVITLVALTDLAFSLDSVTAAVAVAQETWLVLLGGVIGIIALRFLAELFINWLAEFARLEAAGYLIVLLVGLRLLLKVIADDLVPPEWLMLSVIGGIFIWGFSQRQSPHLIEVAEAESSASLEIENLESLESSGTKPQAQDQPEATKENHVDVVASSEESIAESDLAQTDNVEVNS, encoded by the coding sequence ATGCTGGATCAAATCCTAGATTTAGATAACAGTTTTTTTAGAATCGAAATTTTACCCGTTGTGATCGTTCTGGTGCTACTGGAAGCGATCCTGTCAGCCGACAATGCGATCGCCCTGGCCGCTTTGGTGCGCAGTTTGCCCGATCCCAGACAAGAGGAATGGGCTTTGCGCTATGGCATCATCGGTGCATTTGTACTACGCATAGTCTTAATCCTAACCGCCACCTGGGTGATCAAGTATTGGCAATTTGAATTAGCTGGTGCCGTTTATCTATTGTGGCTTGGTGGTAAATACTTCTTCTTAGCCAATGAAGACCATGAAGAAGGTGAACCGGTGGTGATGGCTAGCAAAATGTGGCAGGTGATTACGTTGGTTGCCTTAACTGACCTAGCTTTCTCGCTCGATAGCGTGACGGCGGCGGTGGCAGTGGCTCAAGAAACCTGGCTGGTATTGCTTGGCGGCGTGATTGGGATTATTGCGCTGCGGTTTTTGGCCGAATTATTTATTAACTGGTTGGCGGAGTTTGCGCGCCTGGAGGCGGCTGGCTATTTAATTGTTTTGTTGGTGGGCTTGAGGCTATTGCTGAAGGTGATCGCGGATGACCTTGTACCACCAGAGTGGCTAATGCTCTCCGTAATTGGCGGCATATTCATTTGGGGATTCTCACAACGGCAATCGCCCCATTTGATTGAAGTGGCCGAGGCAGAAAGCTCAGCAAGTTTAGAAATAGAAAATTTAGAAAGTTTAGAAAGTTCAGGAACTAAGCCCCAGGCTCAAGACCAGCCAGAAGCAACAAAAGAAAATCACGTCGATGTGGTAGCTAGCAGCGAAGAATCGATCGCTGAATCTGATTTGGCACAGACTGATAATGTCGAAGTTAATAGCTAG
- the gcvH gene encoding glycine cleavage system protein GcvH, with product MFEYPTDLKYADSHEYVRVEDGVATVGITAFAIDQLGDIVFLDLPEVGTSFGKGDTFGTVESVKAVEDVYAPVTGEVVAVNEALVDEPEQMGTDPYGSAWLIKIKLDAIAELEQMMSAPEYSAKVSGS from the coding sequence ATGTTTGAATATCCCACAGACTTGAAGTATGCAGATTCCCATGAGTATGTACGTGTTGAAGATGGCGTAGCAACGGTGGGGATCACAGCATTTGCGATCGATCAATTGGGTGATATTGTTTTCCTCGACTTGCCGGAGGTTGGTACCTCCTTTGGTAAGGGGGACACCTTCGGTACGGTGGAATCGGTGAAGGCGGTTGAAGATGTCTATGCGCCAGTGACCGGCGAAGTGGTGGCAGTGAATGAAGCATTGGTGGATGAACCAGAGCAAATGGGCACCGATCCCTATGGTTCTGCCTGGCTAATTAAGATCAAGCTCGATGCAATTGCTGAGCTAGAACAAATGATGTCTGCCCCGGAATATAGCGCTAAGGTGAGTGGCAGCTAA
- a CDS encoding adenylate/guanylate cyclase domain-containing protein produces MDPFPHLHITTEEGDRTVPLANISSFTMGRGKKNFVVIKDKWASRKHAMFQITEHGKFYLIDLGSLNGTYVNGRRVSIPVTLSRGDRITVGTTDMELVYPDYDITDATDGKTKSTQRSTMMLQQRRMITVLVVDIRNYTGLARELDEQILSQVIGSWFGQAGEIIQQHGSGVDKYIGDAVMAVWIHRISPKSKRVVAQEMYQVFKALNELLRMSDQLNQKFELPFRLRVGAGVNTGKAIVGQMGAGDRPEYTALGDTVNAAFRLETATKDLGVDVVIGESTYKECPHPDLLDFEQHEIMLRGYDKASATYAGTASQLDQFVAKLEGLNGQL; encoded by the coding sequence ATGGACCCTTTTCCCCATCTGCACATTACAACTGAAGAAGGCGATCGCACTGTACCGCTAGCAAATATTTCTTCCTTCACTATGGGCAGAGGGAAGAAAAATTTTGTGGTGATTAAGGATAAATGGGCTTCCCGTAAACATGCCATGTTTCAGATTACCGAGCATGGCAAATTTTATTTAATTGATTTGGGTAGCTTGAATGGCACCTATGTCAATGGTCGGCGGGTGAGCATTCCAGTGACGCTGTCCCGTGGCGATCGGATTACTGTTGGCACTACTGACATGGAACTGGTTTACCCAGACTATGACATCACCGATGCAACTGATGGCAAAACTAAAAGCACCCAGCGATCGACAATGATGTTGCAACAGCGCCGCATGATCACGGTGCTGGTAGTTGATATTCGCAACTACACTGGCTTAGCCAGAGAGCTAGATGAGCAAATTTTATCCCAGGTAATTGGTAGCTGGTTTGGTCAGGCTGGCGAAATTATCCAGCAACATGGTAGTGGCGTAGACAAATATATTGGGGATGCGGTGATGGCGGTGTGGATTCATCGCATCTCACCCAAGAGCAAGCGGGTCGTGGCTCAGGAAATGTATCAGGTTTTCAAGGCCTTGAATGAATTACTGCGGATGAGCGATCAACTCAATCAAAAATTTGAACTGCCATTTCGATTGCGGGTTGGGGCTGGGGTGAATACGGGTAAGGCGATCGTAGGGCAAATGGGAGCTGGCGATCGCCCTGAATACACAGCCCTGGGTGATACGGTCAATGCGGCATTTCGATTGGAAACCGCCACCAAAGACCTGGGCGTAGACGTGGTAATTGGCGAAAGCACTTACAAGGAATGCCCCCATCCAGATTTGCTAGATTTTGAGCAGCACGAGATTATGCTCAGGGGCTATGACAAGGCTTCTGCCACCTATGCGGGAACAGCCAGTCAACTCGATCAGTTTGTTGCCAAGCTAGAAGGATTAAACGGCCAATTGTAA
- a CDS encoding adenylate/guanylate cyclase domain-containing protein, which translates to MKPKPFIIVHSQRGDRQVELTNDTSWTVGRGKGNDVPLVDRCASREHAMFQMVGANNFYLIDLGSSNGSFVNGRRVSIPCSLSDGDLITLGETNIEFFCPEANTKPEPAEDSDAMTDTMALHRRRLITVAVVDICNFTQLTQQMDEQLLSEVIGTWFKQAGDIIKRHDSWVDKYIGDAVMAVWIHGSTNSKSEHIETQEMLKAFKAVYDLAEMSRALNQQFSLPFELKVSAGMNTGYAMIGQMGSNDRPEYTALGDTVNASFRLESATRELELDLAIGQATYNHAPYAAVLLPFAQKLVRLKGYDLPMLTYAGKFEQLGQFISKIAG; encoded by the coding sequence GTGAAACCAAAGCCTTTTATCATCGTGCATTCTCAGCGGGGCGATCGTCAGGTCGAACTAACAAACGATACATCCTGGACTGTTGGTAGGGGCAAGGGTAATGATGTACCCCTAGTCGATCGTTGCGCTTCCCGTGAACATGCGATGTTTCAGATGGTGGGAGCCAATAATTTTTATTTAATCGATCTGGGTAGCAGTAATGGATCATTTGTAAATGGCCGCCGGGTTAGCATTCCCTGTAGTCTCAGCGACGGCGATCTAATTACCCTGGGCGAAACTAATATCGAGTTTTTCTGCCCTGAAGCTAATACCAAGCCCGAACCGGCTGAAGATTCCGATGCCATGACCGATACAATGGCGCTGCATCGTCGCCGCTTGATTACGGTTGCAGTGGTAGATATCTGTAATTTCACCCAACTGACCCAGCAAATGGATGAACAACTGCTGTCGGAAGTGATCGGCACTTGGTTTAAGCAGGCTGGCGATATCATCAAGCGTCATGATAGCTGGGTGGATAAGTATATTGGCGATGCGGTGATGGCAGTGTGGATTCATGGCAGCACTAACTCTAAGTCTGAGCACATTGAGACCCAGGAAATGTTGAAGGCCTTTAAGGCTGTCTATGACCTTGCAGAAATGAGCAGGGCGCTAAATCAGCAATTTTCACTACCATTTGAATTGAAGGTAAGCGCTGGTATGAATACTGGCTATGCCATGATTGGCCAAATGGGATCGAACGATCGCCCTGAATATACGGCATTGGGTGATACGGTGAATGCTTCGTTTAGGCTAGAGTCGGCTACCAGGGAACTGGAACTAGATTTAGCGATCGGTCAGGCAACCTACAACCATGCTCCCTATGCGGCAGTGCTGCTGCCATTTGCACAAAAATTAGTCCGACTCAAGGGCTATGACCTGCCAATGCTTACCTATGCAGGCAAATTTGAGCAATTAGGGCAATTTATCAGCAAAATAGCTGGTTGA
- a CDS encoding DUF3120 domain-containing protein, whose amino-acid sequence MFTYLSNTYKNKLASADWSQYMAIWLGAAFLVSVPVFFQAPLVRQAPWISLILTVGWLSLSRQWLEDESRHHWGSIMWGFSLTWFCGSIYWSWLRWEPLWHLPIEAIALPWAIWAIFKRQNSYLVGAWFYLGSLVGTGITDIYFYLTDVVPQWRELMQLESNVEMVRPLLQSAIAQIQTPWGMIWMMLLALWIMAIGIRAMASKQIHHWAFSGALLCTLVVDSLFGISAVLLN is encoded by the coding sequence TTGTTTACATACCTCAGTAACACCTATAAAAATAAGCTTGCTAGTGCAGACTGGTCGCAATATATGGCGATCTGGTTGGGGGCGGCCTTTTTAGTATCAGTGCCGGTGTTTTTCCAAGCGCCCCTGGTCAGGCAGGCTCCCTGGATTAGTTTGATTCTAACCGTGGGCTGGTTGTCGCTGAGTAGACAATGGCTAGAGGATGAATCACGCCACCATTGGGGTAGCATCATGTGGGGCTTTAGTCTTACCTGGTTTTGTGGATCGATCTATTGGAGTTGGTTGCGGTGGGAACCACTGTGGCATCTACCGATCGAGGCGATCGCATTACCCTGGGCGATCTGGGCAATCTTTAAGCGTCAAAACTCCTACCTGGTCGGTGCTTGGTTCTACCTTGGCTCACTGGTGGGCACTGGGATTACTGATATTTACTTTTATCTGACTGATGTGGTGCCGCAGTGGCGTGAATTAATGCAGCTAGAAAGTAATGTGGAGATGGTGCGTCCTTTGCTGCAAAGTGCGATCGCTCAAATCCAAACCCCCTGGGGCATGATCTGGATGATGCTTTTGGCGCTGTGGATCATGGCGATCGGGATCAGGGCAATGGCTTCTAAACAAATCCATCATTGGGCATTCAGTGGGGCTTTGCTCTGCACCTTAGTTGTGGATAGCTTGTTTGGGATCAGTGCGGTCTTATTGAACTAA
- a CDS encoding lipid-A-disaccharide synthase-related protein, whose translation MALPTKRVLFISNGHGEDLNASECLKVFRQKYPSAEVAALPIVGEGNAYRRLGVEIVGPTKALPSGGFVYMDRFKLLADLRSGLISLLLRQIKAAIDYGKTCDLVFAAGDIVSLALARLTGCDYTAFIVSASAHYENRMQPDLTTSWLLRSPKCKTIFTRDAFTAKLMSQQGIDKAVFAGYPIMDVLAPTGKDLELEPNVPTIAFLPGSRLPEACNNFGILLDLAVAIAQEFAPQPVQFRAALVPSMMRANYQKELDSKNVDGAHGRTPLEEVAISHSWRYEGRARLYHDRLNSPLICYDDAFPDVLRQADLVIGMAGTAIEQAVGLGKPVIQIPSKGPQFTYHFADAQMRLLGASVQTIGKKPANAETITIAAKRVKEILADQEYLQSCQQNGLERVGLPGGSEGISDRFAQILWGDQLQSKVN comes from the coding sequence ATGGCACTACCAACCAAGCGCGTTTTATTCATCAGTAATGGTCATGGCGAGGATCTCAACGCCTCAGAGTGCCTAAAAGTCTTCCGCCAAAAATACCCCAGCGCAGAAGTGGCTGCCCTGCCGATCGTGGGTGAGGGCAATGCTTACCGGCGTTTGGGCGTTGAAATTGTTGGCCCTACCAAAGCACTGCCATCGGGCGGATTTGTGTATATGGATCGGTTCAAACTACTGGCAGATTTACGATCGGGGTTAATTAGCCTGTTGCTACGCCAAATTAAAGCTGCGATTGATTATGGCAAAACCTGTGATCTGGTGTTTGCGGCTGGAGACATTGTGTCGTTGGCCTTGGCGCGATTGACTGGTTGCGATTACACCGCTTTTATTGTGTCGGCTTCGGCTCATTATGAAAACCGGATGCAGCCAGATCTGACTACTAGTTGGCTGTTGCGATCGCCCAAGTGCAAAACGATTTTCACCCGCGATGCGTTCACGGCCAAACTAATGAGCCAACAGGGGATCGACAAGGCAGTATTTGCTGGCTATCCAATCATGGATGTGTTAGCGCCAACTGGTAAGGATTTGGAACTGGAGCCCAATGTGCCTACGATCGCCTTTTTGCCAGGCAGTCGGTTACCAGAAGCTTGCAATAATTTTGGCATCTTGTTGGATCTGGCGGTGGCGATCGCCCAAGAATTTGCCCCCCAACCAGTACAGTTTCGGGCTGCCCTGGTTCCCAGCATGATGCGAGCTAATTATCAAAAGGAGCTTGATTCAAAAAATGTTGATGGGGCGCATGGTCGCACGCCCCTTGAGGAGGTTGCCATTTCGCATAGTTGGCGATACGAAGGCAGGGCAAGACTATACCACGATCGCCTTAATTCGCCACTTATTTGTTATGACGATGCATTTCCTGATGTGTTGCGGCAGGCTGATCTAGTAATCGGCATGGCCGGTACAGCGATCGAGCAGGCGGTGGGTTTGGGCAAGCCGGTAATTCAAATTCCTAGCAAAGGGCCTCAGTTTACCTATCATTTTGCGGATGCCCAAATGCGCTTGCTGGGTGCTTCGGTGCAAACGATCGGCAAGAAACCAGCCAATGCGGAAACAATCACGATCGCGGCCAAGCGGGTTAAAGAGATCCTGGCCGATCAGGAATATTTGCAGTCATGTCAACAAAATGGCCTTGAGCGAGTTGGCTTGCCCGGTGGATCAGAGGGAATCAGCGATCGGTTTGCCCAAATCCTGTGGGGCGATCAATTGCAATCAAAAGTTAACTAG
- a CDS encoding AAA family ATPase, with product MLKKLHLKNFKGFKDADLDLGNFSLLVGTNASGKSNVIDALRFIHGISRGYYIAEITGGKYQAGALQWRGIRGGIQGLLFKGKNRTADNFSIKVAGKLLASQREYEYYIEVNPSEPGEAPRIFYEYLTVDGIEKPIFQAKNRQLDKAEQLEVSFQGEENKGLGYRSDIPVISQIINRGLNSLVPKQALQYANGVTIGWQFMQFMDLEPDLMRQPSSPGQQLLGDHGENLSSVIQELCKTQQGKENLVSWIQELTPMDVRDFKFSIDLNGKILLTLIEKEGKETLAYSASDGTLRFLAIITSLFSVGYTERLYFWDEIDTGIHPTRLHLLIQLIEYVTAENDIQVVATTHSPQLLNLLSPESLEHASLTYRLPDRPDAQIKRILDIPDARRLIEEQDIATLHESGWLEDAVYFTDDEPAAEEASV from the coding sequence ATGCTGAAAAAATTACATCTCAAGAATTTTAAGGGTTTTAAGGACGCGGATCTGGATCTGGGTAATTTCAGCTTGCTGGTGGGGACTAATGCGTCGGGGAAGAGTAATGTGATTGACGCACTACGTTTTATCCACGGAATTTCCAGAGGGTACTACATTGCGGAAATTACTGGCGGAAAGTATCAAGCAGGTGCATTACAATGGCGCGGGATTAGGGGGGGGATACAGGGTCTTCTATTCAAAGGTAAAAACCGGACAGCAGATAACTTTTCTATTAAGGTTGCAGGTAAATTATTAGCAAGTCAGCGCGAGTATGAATATTACATTGAAGTTAATCCAAGTGAACCAGGTGAGGCCCCAAGAATTTTTTATGAGTATCTAACTGTAGATGGAATTGAAAAACCTATTTTCCAAGCAAAAAATCGCCAACTTGATAAAGCTGAGCAATTAGAGGTTAGCTTTCAGGGAGAGGAAAATAAGGGGCTAGGTTACAGAAGTGATATACCAGTTATTTCTCAAATTATTAATCGGGGGTTAAATTCGTTAGTGCCCAAACAGGCCTTGCAATATGCTAATGGAGTTACCATTGGTTGGCAATTTATGCAGTTTATGGATTTAGAGCCCGATTTAATGAGGCAGCCATCATCACCAGGGCAACAATTATTAGGAGATCACGGAGAGAATTTATCATCAGTTATCCAAGAACTTTGTAAAACACAACAAGGCAAGGAAAACCTGGTCTCCTGGATTCAGGAGCTGACTCCAATGGATGTAAGAGACTTTAAATTTAGTATTGATCTAAATGGAAAGATCTTATTGACATTGATAGAGAAAGAGGGCAAGGAGACTTTGGCGTATAGCGCATCAGATGGCACACTAAGATTCTTGGCAATAATTACTTCTCTTTTTTCTGTAGGCTATACTGAAAGGCTGTATTTTTGGGATGAGATTGATACAGGTATTCACCCTACCCGCTTGCATTTACTAATCCAGTTAATCGAATATGTCACCGCAGAAAATGATATACAAGTTGTAGCAACCACCCACTCGCCACAGTTATTAAACTTACTCAGCCCTGAATCACTCGAACATGCCTCGCTGACCTATCGCTTGCCCGATCGCCCTGATGCCCAAATCAAGAGGATTTTAGATATCCCAGATGCAAGGCGTTTAATCGAAGAACAAGACATCGCAACCCTGCACGAGTCTGGTTGGTTGGAAGATGCAGTTTATTTCACAGACGATGAACCAGCAGCAGAGGAAGCCAGCGTGTGA
- a CDS encoding DUF29 domain-containing protein, whose product MQTKSDWRSQAANSLYQTAILVQQLLQQGNYAEAQSGIDALIEAMGRSEKRALRSQLIRLMVHVIKWQCQPGKRSSSWVVSILSARREIVDIQAEVPSLNQSFIESIWDKSFDAALKEAEAEMGFKCQLTKLSGQQIFEDEYSLL is encoded by the coding sequence ATGCAAACTAAGTCAGATTGGCGATCGCAAGCGGCTAATTCCCTATATCAAACTGCGATTTTGGTTCAGCAACTTTTGCAGCAGGGTAATTATGCAGAAGCTCAGTCAGGCATCGACGCACTAATTGAGGCAATGGGTCGATCGGAAAAACGTGCCCTTAGAAGTCAGCTAATCAGGCTAATGGTGCATGTAATTAAGTGGCAATGTCAACCAGGCAAGCGGAGTTCTAGTTGGGTGGTTTCGATTCTCTCTGCCCGCCGCGAAATTGTCGATATTCAAGCTGAAGTGCCTAGCCTTAACCAAAGCTTTATTGAATCGATCTGGGACAAGTCTTTTGATGCAGCACTAAAGGAAGCAGAGGCGGAAATGGGTTTTAAGTGCCAGCTAACCAAACTCTCTGGGCAACAGATTTTTGAAGATGAGTATAGTTTGCTCTAA
- the rpiA gene encoding ribose-5-phosphate isomerase RpiA, whose translation MPKSTSSSDAVKQLKKEVGIAAAKRVQSNMVVGLGTGSTTAFAIAELGRRLSAGEITNIVGIPTSFQATVLGKQAGIPIRSLDDVDRIDIAIDGADEVDPNKNLIKGGGAAHTREKVVDSLAAQFIVVVDQSKLVDKLGTTFDMPVEVLPMAIAPVTRAIEKLGGQPTLRMGVRKDGPVITDQGNMVIDVKFEGGIDNAPELEKTINNIPGVIENGLFIGVTNLVLVGELKGDTPSIREF comes from the coding sequence ATGCCTAAGTCAACCTCATCCTCTGATGCCGTTAAACAGCTTAAAAAAGAAGTCGGGATCGCTGCTGCTAAGCGGGTTCAATCAAATATGGTGGTAGGTTTGGGGACTGGCTCAACCACGGCGTTTGCGATCGCTGAATTGGGTCGCAGGCTCAGCGCGGGCGAAATCACTAATATTGTGGGTATTCCTACTTCATTTCAGGCTACGGTTTTAGGTAAGCAAGCAGGTATCCCGATCCGATCGCTAGACGATGTCGATCGAATTGATATTGCGATCGATGGGGCAGACGAGGTTGACCCTAATAAAAATTTAATTAAGGGTGGTGGTGCTGCCCATACCCGCGAGAAGGTGGTTGATTCGTTGGCGGCGCAATTTATTGTGGTGGTGGATCAGTCCAAGCTGGTGGACAAGCTGGGTACTACCTTTGATATGCCAGTGGAAGTTTTGCCGATGGCGATCGCACCAGTGACCAGGGCGATCGAAAAGTTGGGCGGTCAGCCGACATTGCGGATGGGGGTGCGGAAGGATGGCCCCGTGATTACCGATCAGGGCAATATGGTGATCGATGTCAAGTTTGAGGGCGGGATCGATAATGCGCCGGAGTTGGAAAAGACGATCAATAATATCCCTGGGGTGATCGAGAATGGCTTGTTTATTGGCGTGACTAATCTGGTGTTGGTGGGTGAACTGAAGGGCGATACGCCATCGATCCGCGAGTTTTAA
- a CDS encoding YbjQ family protein, whose translation MILTTLEGVPGKRIVEHYGIVQGSTVRAKNVGKDILAGFKNLVGGELNGYTELLNEARKEALDRMVRQGASVGANAIINVRFATSAIAAGAAELFAYGTAVRVE comes from the coding sequence GTGATTCTAACCACATTAGAAGGTGTACCTGGCAAGCGCATTGTTGAGCATTACGGGATTGTGCAGGGTAGTACGGTTCGGGCAAAGAATGTCGGTAAAGATATTCTGGCGGGGTTCAAGAACTTAGTCGGGGGCGAGCTAAATGGCTACACCGAGCTTTTGAACGAGGCACGCAAGGAAGCACTCGATCGCATGGTCAGACAGGGTGCATCGGTTGGTGCTAATGCAATTATTAATGTCCGGTTTGCCACTTCTGCGATCGCCGCCGGGGCAGCGGAACTCTTTGCCTATGGCACCGCAGTCCGGGTCGAGTAG
- a CDS encoding YbjQ family protein, with the protein MEDLIGLIFLVVIVAIGFFAGTFNEKRHYADIKKRERQTLHLPCVNFGAKQALPPANEAHVFVGCVVVANDAFKTFMGGLINIFGGRITVYESLLDRGRREAMLRMKEEAIAWGATQIFNVRYETSDINSQQGDQGAPIIEIMVYGTGIK; encoded by the coding sequence ATGGAAGATTTAATTGGTTTAATCTTTTTAGTAGTAATCGTGGCGATCGGCTTTTTTGCGGGCACATTCAATGAAAAACGCCATTATGCCGACATCAAGAAACGAGAACGCCAAACCCTGCACCTCCCCTGTGTCAATTTTGGCGCTAAGCAAGCCTTGCCACCTGCCAATGAAGCCCATGTTTTTGTGGGCTGTGTGGTGGTTGCCAATGATGCTTTCAAAACGTTTATGGGTGGGCTGATTAATATTTTTGGTGGCCGAATTACGGTGTATGAGTCGTTGCTCGATCGCGGTCGGCGTGAGGCCATGCTGCGCATGAAAGAAGAGGCGATCGCCTGGGGCGCAACCCAGATCTTTAATGTGCGCTATGAAACCTCGGACATCAATTCCCAGCAAGGCGATCAGGGCGCACCGATCATTGAAATTATGGTCTATGGCACTGGCATCAAGTAA
- a CDS encoding M48 family metallopeptidase, whose amino-acid sequence MKYVPPPIIPEDINVSKVNPLKQMGELLLSLVITVLAIYIILGIAADFLVGHMSPERELAIGKSFIASTLATSELKGDPRTPYVNELAVSLAASTDLEPERQAIIEIFLINNPQVNAAAFPGGQLIVTRGLLEQVESENELSFVLGHEIGHFAARDSLRAMGRSLVFAVILSNLGMSGSGASTVSRVGQFTELTYRRGQETAADEYALEAVIDRYGHGGHSLDFFENIKKLELGPDQLKRVAGYFSTHPMTQARIDRLNQIAAENNWPMQGEPTNPAIDLSASAPRPQVFPI is encoded by the coding sequence ATGAAATATGTACCACCGCCCATAATTCCTGAAGATATTAATGTCAGCAAGGTAAACCCACTTAAGCAGATGGGGGAACTGTTGCTGAGCCTGGTGATCACCGTATTGGCAATCTATATAATTTTGGGGATCGCGGCAGATTTTCTGGTGGGGCATATGTCGCCAGAACGGGAGTTGGCGATCGGTAAGAGTTTCATCGCCTCGACCTTAGCTACCAGTGAACTGAAAGGAGACCCGCGTACTCCCTATGTGAATGAATTAGCCGTTAGCTTGGCTGCGAGTACTGATCTAGAGCCAGAGCGACAGGCGATCATTGAAATATTTTTAATCAATAACCCTCAGGTTAATGCGGCGGCTTTCCCCGGAGGGCAACTGATTGTCACCAGGGGATTGCTGGAGCAAGTTGAGTCAGAGAATGAGTTGAGTTTTGTGCTGGGGCATGAGATTGGCCACTTTGCGGCGCGGGATTCACTGCGGGCGATGGGGCGATCGCTGGTTTTTGCGGTGATCCTCAGTAACCTTGGTATGAGTGGCAGTGGTGCTAGCACGGTGAGTAGGGTGGGGCAGTTTACTGAATTGACCTATCGACGGGGGCAGGAAACCGCAGCGGATGAATATGCCCTGGAGGCGGTGATCGATCGCTATGGGCATGGTGGGCATAGCCTGGACTTCTTTGAAAACATCAAAAAGCTGGAGCTAGGGCCAGATCAGCTAAAAAGAGTAGCTGGCTATTTCTCGACCCATCCAATGACTCAGGCTCGCATCGATCGCCTTAACCAAATTGCCGCTGAGAATAATTGGCCAATGCAGGGAGAGCCTACCAATCCAGCGATCGATCTATCGGCCTCTGCACCACGTCCACAGGTTTTTCCAATCTAG
- the rpsL gene encoding 30S ribosomal protein S12: MPTIQQLIRSERKKATQKTKSPALKACPQRRGVCTRVYTTTPKKPNSALRKVARVRLTSGFEVTAYIPGIGHNLQEHSVVMIRGGRVKDLPGVRYHIIRGTLDTAGVKDRRQGRSKYGAKRPKPGQEAGGKKK; this comes from the coding sequence ATGCCCACAATCCAGCAGCTAATCCGTAGCGAACGCAAAAAAGCCACCCAAAAGACCAAATCGCCTGCGCTTAAAGCATGTCCACAGCGTCGCGGCGTATGTACCCGTGTATATACCACCACTCCCAAGAAGCCTAATTCAGCCCTACGCAAAGTAGCCAGGGTAAGATTGACCTCTGGGTTTGAGGTAACTGCCTACATCCCAGGGATCGGGCATAACCTCCAAGAGCACTCTGTGGTGATGATTCGCGGTGGTCGGGTCAAGGATTTGCCAGGGGTGCGTTATCACATCATCCGTGGCACGCTTGATACTGCTGGGGTCAAAGATCGCCGGCAAGGTCGCTCTAAATATGGAGCTAAGCGTCCGAAGCCTGGTCAGGAAGCTGGCGGCAAGAAGAAATAA
- the rpsG gene encoding 30S ribosomal protein S7, whose protein sequence is MSRRTKVSKRPTPPDAVYNSRLVSMLIKRMMRSGKLSVSSNLVYKAFELVGERTGEAPLEIFDRAIRNATPLVEVKARRVGGATYQVPMEVRSDRGVALALRWLVGYSRSRPGRGMVNKLANEIMDAANETGATIRKREETHRMAEANKAFAHYRY, encoded by the coding sequence ATGTCCCGCCGTACTAAAGTAAGCAAGCGCCCTACGCCACCCGATGCAGTCTATAACAGTCGTTTAGTCAGTATGTTGATTAAGCGGATGATGAGGAGCGGCAAGCTCTCAGTCTCTTCAAATTTGGTTTATAAAGCTTTTGAGCTGGTTGGTGAAAGAACCGGCGAAGCCCCCCTAGAAATATTCGATCGCGCCATTCGCAACGCTACCCCCCTGGTTGAGGTAAAGGCTAGACGGGTTGGTGGCGCTACCTATCAGGTGCCGATGGAAGTACGCAGCGATCGCGGTGTAGCATTGGCCTTGCGCTGGCTAGTTGGTTATTCTCGATCGCGCCCTGGTCGTGGTATGGTCAATAAGCTTGCCAATGAGATCATGGATGCTGCAAACGAAACGGGGGCAACCATCCGCAAGCGCGAAGAAACCCATCGCATGGCAGAGGCAAATAAGGCTTTTGCCCATTATCGTTACTAG